Sequence from the Polynucleobacter sp. Adler-ghost genome:
GGGCTACTGGCTTAGCTGCTACGGGCTTAGCGGGGGTTTTTGATTCAGGTTTTTTATCGTCAGTCACTTTTTGCTCCTATAGATATCATATTGCCATGATTACTGACTATTCTATCCAAGCTGTAGCCATTAATGCGATTCCTTTGATTTTCGCTATCACCATTCATGAGGCTGCCCATGGCTATGCGGCCCGTCAATTTGGCGACAATACCGCTTATATGCTCGGGAGAGTGAGCCTTAACCCCATTAAACACATAGATCCGGTGGGCACTATCCTTATTCCCCTACTTTTGATTCTGAGTGGCTCTCCTTTTTTGGTGGGCTATGCCAAGCCAGTACCAGTCAATTTTGGGCGCCTACGTAATCCCCGCATTGACTCTATCTGGGTAGCCTTAGCTGGACCTGGATCCAATTTCATCCAAGCCCTCATTTGGGCCATCTTTTTGATTGCTCTCTATGGTTTTGGCGTGAATGAGCGCTTTCTCTTGGCCGTGGCTCAAGCGGGGATCACCTGGAACTTAGTTTTACTAGTATTTAACCTCTTCCCCCTGCCTCCACTAGATGGTGGTCGCATTCTGGCGAGCTTATTACCAGCAAGACAATCCATCGCCTTCGGAAAACTAGAGCCCTACGGATTCTTTATTGTTTTGGCCCTCGTCTTTACAGGCCTCATTGGCAGCTTTTGGATGGAGCCCTTGACGGCCTTTTTTAAGAGTGTTGTTTACTTTGTCACACTTCCCCTGCAAATGCTTTTCTGAAGTATTCTCAAAATTTGAACGCATTAGTAATAACTCACTGACCTCACTGGAGCTTAACTATGAAACTGAAACATTTGATTTTTGCCGCCATTGCCCCTGCACTAGTCGCCGGAACAGGCATTGCTTATGCGCAATTTAAAAAACCAGAGGACGCCATTAAGTATCGTCAAAGTGCTTTTACTGTGATGGCCAATTCTTTTGGAAAAATTGGTGCAGTTGTTAAAGGCGAAGCACCATTCAATAAAGATGAAGTGGCGAAGAACGCAGCAGTCGTTGCCATGATATCGACCTTGCCATGGCAAGCGTTTGGTCCAGGTACAGAGGGTGGCAATGCACTCCCAGTGGTATGGTCAGATAACGCTAAATTTAAAGCTGCTGGAGAAAAAATGCAGTTAGCTGTTGCTAGCCTCAATACCGCTGCGCAGTCAGGTGATCAAGAAGCAATTAAAAAAGCTTTTGGTGCAGCAGGCGCTACCTGCAAAGGTTGCCATGATGACTTTAAGAAAAAGTAATTACCTAGAGATGAAGTAACCCAGAGTTAGCGCAATAAGGCTGAGCAGCAATAGCGCAAAGCCTCTTTGCAAACTTCCATCCTTGGAAGCATGACCCAAGTCTGCAGAGAGATTCATTTCTGTTTCGCTTGGGTCAATTTCTTTATCGCCCACTAACATGGGCTTAATCAAATTCTCACCTTTGAATTTCTGGTAATAGAAGATTGCACATAAATGCAACGCAATCAAAATCATTAAGACTGTTTCATTCTGACGATGGATTGAAGTGAGGAGCTCAACTGTTCCACTAGAAATATATTTTGCAAAAGGTCCCTCAAAGGCAATATCATCATTTGCAAAAAGACCAGTTATCGCTTGAAGACCAACTGAAAAAAGTAAGGCCAAAACAGACAAAGCGCCTAAGGGATTGTGACCAAGCCCCGCTTTAGCTTTACCTCTTAGAAAATGTATTAAACCCTTTGGACTCGGCACAAAATGAATAAATCGAGCATGGTAAGAGCCGACAAAGCCCCATATGATTCTGAAGATAATCAAGCTAAGCACGCAGTAACCAGAAAGCGCATGCCAACTCATAGCATTGCCACCGATCTTGACAGTGACAAAACTCAAAACAATGCCAGCAAGCAAGAGCCAGTGAAAGAGGCGAATTGGCAAATCCCAAACACGGATGATTTTTTTCATATCTAAAGAATAAATCACTACCCCCTTTAGAATAAGAAAAATTCATGAAAACTAGCCAAGCCTTTAAAACTTTGCTGCTCTATCGTATAGGCGCAACCCTAAGCTATCAAATCATGATGGTCGCAGTAGGTTGGCATATCTATGAAATCACTAATAGTGTCATTTCCCTTGGACTGATTGGTCTTGCGGAGCTGATTCCCTACTTTGTATTAGCTCTCTATGCTGGCCATGCAGTAGATCGCCATTCTCGAAAATGGATCGCTGCGATTGCCTGCATCTTTCATATTGCCGTTGCCTTGTTTCTAGTTGCAATAGCCCTTGACTGGTTGGCGCCGCCCGTTCCCTTGATTTATTCAGCAGTAGCTTTTTTAGGCTTAGCTCGCGCACTATTGCGCCCTTCTTATCAGGCCATCTTTGGACAAATTATTCCCCGAGATCAAATGCCGCGCTATACCGCTTATGCATCCTCTGCATTTCAGATTTGCGTTGTAGCTGGACCGGGTTTGGGCGGCCTCATGATTGGACTTGCTGGGCTCGAGTGGACCTATGCCCTCGCTGCATTGAGTGGCGCTATCGGTCTATATGGAGTGAGCTTCATTCGCATCAAACATGAAAAGTCAGAAGGCATGAGCCATGATTTCTTAAACAGCTTTTTGGAAGGCTTTCATTACGTACGAAAACACGAGCTGATTGTTAGCATCATGCTGCTAGATATGTTTGCCGTGCTATTCGGTGGCGCAGTATCCATACTCCCCGCATTTGTTAAAGAGGTTCTCAACGCTGGTCCCGAAACCTTAGGAATTCTCAGGGCAGCGCCAGCAGCTGGAGCTGTCATTACAGGCCTTTACTTGGCACGTCGACCCTTGCTAGAAGATTCTGGAAGACATTTATTGTTATCAGTCGGCGGCTTTGGGATTGCCATTATTGCCTTTGGACTGTCTAACAATCTTTGGCTTTGCGCACTTTTCTTATTTATTTCCGGTTGCTTTGACTCTATCTCAGTAGTCATCCGTGGCAGCATTATGCAATTGACAACCCCTGATCAAATGCGAGGCAGGATCAGTGCAATCAATGGGATATTTATTGGCTCCTCCAATGAATTGGGGGCGCTTGAGTCTGGAATTGCAGCCAGTCTTATGGGGCTTGTTCCATCCATCATATTTGGTGGAGGTGCAACTTTGCTAGTTGTCTTACTGACCTACAAACTTGCACCCCAACTCAGAAAACTCAATCTTAAAGATCTAACCTAAAACTGACTTAGTTGATCTTAGTGAATCTTCGGCAAATCTTTTTGAATAATCTTGAGACCTTCGCGTAAGGCCTCCTGGTAGCGCTCTCGCTCCGCCTTCATCGTCTCTGCAGTCCAAGAATAAAAACCTTCACCGGTTTTCATGCCCAGTTTGCCACTAGCGATGCGATCACTTAAGCATTTGGCAATATCTGGGGAGTTATTAAGAGTCGGATAAATCGTTGCACCACCAGCGCCATGCACATCCAATCCCGCATGATCTCTCTGCATTGCAGGCCCTGCAGCGATATAACGAAAGCCAAAGCCAAAACGTACGGCCTTATCGATATCTTCTAAGCTAGCAATACCAGCGTCGACCATGGCAAAGGCTTCGCGCGATAAGGCATGCTGTAGGCGATTTGCCAAGAAGCCTGGCAAATCTTTTTTTACGGTAACGGGAACCATGCCGCAAGCCGTCATCAAACGAGAAAGACTTTCGCCCACCATTGGCGAAGTCTTTGCACCATAGACTACTTCTACGCAAGGCACTAGGTGTGCAGGCATGAAGAAATGCAAGCCAATCATCCGTGCAGCTGTTTTTAATCCTGCTGAAATATCACTGATTGGAAAGCTGGTGCTATTACTCGCCAAGACCGCTTCTGGCTTTGCATATTGCTCTAGCTTGGCAAATAACTCTTGCTTGATATCCAAGCGTTCAGGCACGCACTCGATCACCAAGTCGATTTCTGACCAATCTATTTCTTCCAAGGAGCCGGCTGTCGAGAGTAAATGTAAGCGGTGCTCATACCCAAGCTCAATCATCGTATTGGCAAAGTAATCCGGTAAAAGTGCACGGCGCTCGGTAGTAGGCTCTAGCACCTGAACTGCACAACCCCCGCGCGCGCAAACAGCGGCTACATCAGCACCCATAGTGCCGCCACCAACGATGACGACTTTAGTTTCAGATGGGGTAAATAACATCTCAATTTCTCCTTCAGGGGCAAGATAAGGATCACAAATCCTCTTACAATGCCTTCATTATTCCAATAAAAAAGTAAGTGAGACATGATCCCAGTCAATTCAGTGCTGCAGGTCGGACAATTTCCTGAGGTAATGCAAGCGGCAATTGACCGTCGCATTACCCCGGTGCGCTTTCCCGACCTGAATGCCAATCTACCGTCAGGCTCTTTTGAGAGTATTTTGATTCGCTCAAACACTCAGCTACCCGCCCAGTTACTTGAGAAGCTCCCTGCGGTAAAGATGGTGGCTACTTGTGGCGTAGGCTATGACAATTTACCCTTAGACTATCTCAAGGCCAATGGAATCAAGGCCAGCAATACCCCGGGCGTTTTGAATGACGCTGTTTGCGAGCTGGCCATTGGTATGCTCTTCGGCCTATTACGTCGCATTCCTCAGGCGCATGAGTTTGTTAAAAGCTCTGCCTGGTCCAAGGGTTTATTTACCGTCACCACTACTCTTGCCGGTAAACAGGTCGGGATTGCGGGGATGGGTCGCATTGGACAAGATCTGGCAAAGCGCTTGGAGCCCTTTAAGGTTCATTTAGCCTATACCGGCCCGACACGCAAAGAGCTGCCTTACGAGTATTTTCCCGATCTCCAATCTTTGGCAAGGGCATCTGACATCCTTTTTCTTGCTTGCCCTGCCACCCCCGAAACAGAAAAAATGATCAATGCCGAAGTTCTAAAAGCTTTGGGTCCCCAGGGTTACCTCATTAATATTGCACGCGGTAGCGTAGTGGATGAGGCTGCACTTTTAGTTGCACTGCAGCAAAAATGGATTGCTGGGGCGGCGCTCGACGTATTTGAAAATGAGCCGAACCCAAACCCAGAGTTCTTAAATATTGATAATGTTCTATTAACTCCGCATATTGGAAGTGCCACTTCCGAAACGCGACAATTAATGACAAATTTAGCAATAGATAATTTAGAAGCTTTCTATAATAAAAAACCACTTCTGACTGAAGTAAAAAATTAAAACGGAGCAAGTATGACAATTACCCTACACCCCTCAACACTTCCTGCAGTGCTCTCGCCTGTATTGACTCCGTTTAAAGATAACGGTAGCCCTGATGCACAAAAATTGCTCAAGCAATGCCAATGGCTCGAAGCCAATGGTGTTGGCCAAGCAATCTTTGGCACAAATTCTGAAGCCAATTCTATTTCTGCTCCTCAAAAAATGGATACGCTAACAGCCCTCATCAAAGGCGGCTTGAACCCTGCCCATATGATGCCTGGTACTGGTGCTACCTCAATTGATGCAACTGTCACGATGACCCGTCATGCAGTTCAACACAAATGTGCTGGCGTGTTGATGTTGCCCCCGTTCTATTACAAAGACGTCACCGATGATGGCCTGTTCGCTTTTTACTCAGAAGTCATCCAAAAAGTAGGTGACGCTGGTTTACAAATTTATATTTACAACATTCCACCAGTTACCAAGATTAATTTAAGCCTCTCTTTATTAGAGCGCCTCGCAAAAGCCTATCCAAAAACGATTGTTGGCATGAAAGATAGCTCTGGTGATTGGGCCTATACAGAATCCGTTATTAAACTCTTGGCTCCCTCCGGTTTCCGCGTTTATGCCGGCAGCGAAGTCTTTCTCATGCGCACCTTGCGCGCTGGTGGTGTTGGCTGCATCTCCGCCACGGCTAACGTAAACCCTAGGGCAATCGCTCAATTAGCAGCCCATTGGCAAGAATCTGATGCAGATCAACACCAAACTGCTCTAGATCAAGTACGCTCCATTTTTGCTCAATATCAAATGATTGCTGGCATGAAAACTGCAGTTGCGCATTACAGTAAGGATTCGGAGTGGTTGCGCGTACGCCCCCCACTCATGCAACTGAGCGCAGACCAGCAAGCAAAGCTATTGGGCGAGCTACAAAAGATTAATTTCAGCATGCCAGGCCTTTAATTTCATAGATGCAAAACAGGAGACAAAAATGAAGCTTATAAAAACAATTGCCATATCTATCACGATGTTTTTCGGTGCTGCACAAGCGCAAAACATTTCTATCGCAACCGGTGGTACTGGTGGCGTTTACTACCCAATGGGTGGTGGTTTAGCCTCAGTCTTATCCAAGCATGTACCAGGAATGTCAGCAACTGCTGAGGTTACAGGTGGCTCGGTCGATAACTTAAAACTCGTTGGCACTGGTAAACCTTACGTTGGTTTCTCAATGGCTGATGCCGCTAAAGATGCTAAAGATGGTGAGGATAAATTCAAGGATAAGCCAGTTGATTTACGCAACTTACTCATACTGTATCCAAACCTCATGCACGTTGCTACCGTCGAATCGACTGGTATTAAAACCATGAAAGATCTCAAAGGTAAGCGCATCAGCACAGGCTCACCAGGAAGTGCTACTGAAGTAATGGCTTTTCGCTTGTTAGAGGCTGCAGGTTTGGATAAAGACAAAGATGTCAAGCGTGAGCGCTTGAGCGTTGCAGAATCTGTCAATGCTGTAAAAGACCGCAAGATTGACGCCTTTTTTTGGGTAGGTGGATTACCAACTGCTGCTGTTACCGATTTAGCAAACAGTCCTGGTATGAAAATTGTCATGATCGACACTACAGCTGAAGTTCCCGCCATGAATAAAAAATATGGCAATCTTTATTTCCCATCCGTAATTACCAAGCAAACTTATAGCGGCATGGAGAAAGACAATAAAGTTGCAGCGGTTGCCAATCTTTTGGTTGTAAACGCTTCCATGTCTGATGCAGAGGCATACAAAATTGTTAAAGCTATTTTTGATAATCAACTTGAACTTGTCCGCTCACATGCTGAGTACAGAAATATCAAGCTAGAGAACCAAAAAGCGAATGCCTCACCAATTGCTTATCATCCAGGCGCTTTAAAGTACTTTAAAGAAAAAGGTGTCAAAGTAAACTAAGCCATATCGGGGTGAGTTAATCTCACCCCTTCTGCTTTAAAGCCATACCTAAATATAAAAATAGATTGATTAAGACATGAATCAAAATGTAATTGATAACGAAACCCAAGAAAAATTAGATGCCTTCATTAAGCAAGAAGAGGGTGACTCTAATGACTACAAAGGTCTACTGGCCATATTCATCACGCTAGTAGCAATAGGTATGTCTTTATTTCATTTATATGCAGCCTACTCGATTGTTCCAACGCATCAACTCAGAGTTATTCACGTTGCCCTAGTCTTGTTTTTAGTGTTCCTGAGCTTTCCTATTGCCGCTCGTTTTAAAAATCAGTTGAAGTTTTGGGATGTTTTATTTGCCATAGGCTCAGTTGCCATAGGCTATTACATTCTGGCCGGCGGCGACGGACTCATGGACAGAAATACTGCCCCAAATTCTATTGACGTCATGGTTGGTATTGCGCTCATCCTACTCATTCTAGAGAGTGTGAGAAGAACCAATGGCATGGTGCTCGTCACCGTTACAGTGCTTTTCTTGCTCTATGCCTTCTTTGGTAACTACCTTCCGGCTCCATGGACTCACAAAGGCTATGACTTAGATCGGCTCGTGGGTTATATGTACATGAGTCTTGAGGGCATCTATGGCACTGCAGTCGACGTCTCTGCAACCCTGATTATTCTTTTCACTATCTTTGGCGCCTTTTTACAATTTACTGGTGCGGGAAAATTCTTCATCGACTTCTCTTTTGCCGCAATGGGCGGAAAATCATCTGGGGTGGGAAGAACGATTGTCTTGTCCTCCTTCCTCATGGGTGGCCCATCAGGATCAGGTGTGGCAACTACCGTTACAGTTGGCTCTGTAGCTGCACCCATGCTTGATAAAGTGGGTTACGAAAAAAATGCCGCAGGTGGTCTTTTGGCTGCGGGCGGACTTGGTGCGATCATCTCACCACCGGTATTAGGAGCGGCCGCCTTTCTGATTGCTGACTTCCTCAAAATCTCCTACTTGGATGTGTTGCTCATGGCAACGATCCCCACGATTCTGTTCTACCTTGGCTTGTTTGTCATGGTTGAAATCGACGTACGTAAGTACGGCATGAAAAATATTCACTTTCCATCTGCAGAAAGCGCCTGGCAGTTAACTAAAAAATACTGGTTTCATTTTTTCTCTTTGATTTCTATTGTTGTGTTTATGATGTTTGGCTTCTCGCCAGTGATGTCAGTCTTTTGGGCTACTGTTGTTTCTGCGCTATCTAGTATGTTGCGCGAAGATACCGCAATCATTCCATGGGCTTGGTTTAAAGGTAAAGAACCGATACTCTCTGGTCTTTACAATTCCAGTTTATCGAAGGCACTCTCGTCTGGCTCTACAGGCGTATTAGCGATTGCAGCAACGTGTGCGGGTGCAGGTCTGATCGTTGGTACCGTTACCCTCACTGGCTTAGGCCTCAAATTTAGCTCCATCGTGATTCAATATGCGGGAGGCTCATTGCTGCTAACAGCCATTTTTACAGCATTGATTGTGTGGATCGTTGGCCTCGCGGTACCGGTAACTGCCTCTTATATTATTTGCGCCGTGATCGCTGCGCCGGCACTCATTAACTTGGGTGTGCCTGCATTTGCTGCGCACATGTTCATCTTCTATTACGCCGTACTTTCTGAGGTCTCGCCCCCAACAGCTTTATCTCCATTTGCTGCAGCTGCAATTTGTAAGGGCAATCCTTATAGGACCACTTTACAAACCTGGAAATACGTTGCTCCTGCAATTTTGGTGCCGTTTATGTTTGTCCTCGATAAATCAGGTGTGAGCTTGCTCCTGATGGGATCTACCAGCGCTCTAGAGCAAGCCGACTGGACACAGATTGCATGGATTTCATTTACTGCGGTAGTTGGCATCATTTGTTTAGCCGGCGGCTTACAAGGTTGGTTTATTGAAAAAACCAAAGTATTTGAGCGCGTGATCATGGTGATCTCCGGGGTGGCTTTAGCCTATCCCTCCACGGAAGCTGATCTCATTGGTTTTGTTGGATTTGCTTTGGTACTCATCACCCAACTCATGACCCACTACAAACTCAATCCTAAATCTACTTGAACATATTGAAGTAGTTCAAGATCATAAAAAATCCCGCCTCTTGAGCGGGATTTTTTATTACCGAGTATTTCAATGCATTAAATAATCTTCGTCCAAGCAGCCTTACCAGCATACTTTTTAACAGCAGTTTCATCAAACTCAAATCCTAAGCCTGGTGTCTTATGTAAGATCAAATCGCCATTCTTGAAGGTGAGCTGCTGATTGATCAATCTGCGGAAATTCAAGACCTGATCATCCAAGAAGAATTCCACAAAACGCGCATTTGGCGTTGCTGCCACTAAAGGAGCGTGCAGATCATGCATCCAATGTGGGCAAACAATCACTCCCTTTAAATCCGCATAAGCAGAAATACGACGCCACTCCGTAATACCGCCACAGACTGCCGCATCAGACTGCAGAATAGCGACACCACCAGCTTCAATTAGCTCCCTAAAACGCCAGCGTCCTGCCTCCATCTCACCGGTAGCAACATTGATCTTAGTCTGACGGGCCAGAGCTGCATGCAGATCAATCGCATCCGGGGAAAATGGCTCTTCGATCCAATGGGGGTTGTAAGCCTCAAAGCGACGAACGTATTCAAGTGCAGTCGGTAGATCACGCCAGGCATTGTTGGCATCTAAAGTCAACAAAACGTCCTCACCTACAGCCTTACGAGCAGCTTTAACCCGCGCCTCCTCTTCTCTTGGAGATAAGCGCCCTACTTTCATTTTGACAGCCTTAAAACCTTTTTTTACATAAGACTCCATTTCTTTCCCCAACATGGCGGGCGTTTTACCATCAAGGTAGTAGCCACCGCTAGCATAGGCTGGGACGCGATCATCGACGACTGATCCTAGGTATTGATGAAGGGGTAATTTCGCAGCACGCGCATTTAAGTCCCAAAGGGCGGTATCGAGGATGGAGATGCCACGCATCACTGCGCCGGCACGCCCTTGCAAAATAGACTCGTTATACATATCCATCCACAGACCTTCGCTGCGATGACTATTTTGACCAATCAGTTTTGGGGCTAGTAATTGCTCAACGGCAATCTTGGCAATATCTCCACCCGCACTGCCGACATAGCAAAATCCAATACCCTCATTACCATCCTTGCCCCGTACTTTAACCAAGCAATAATGCCGCTCTGAAACCGTTCGAGTGGAAAAGGAGGTGACCTTATCTAGGGGCACGGCTACTGCAGCAACTGATACAGATTCAATAATGGGCATGAAGATTCCTTTAACGAAAAATTGATTGTATCTACAACTTTTGCCACTTTCCTTG
This genomic interval carries:
- a CDS encoding site-2 protease family protein, producing the protein MITDYSIQAVAINAIPLIFAITIHEAAHGYAARQFGDNTAYMLGRVSLNPIKHIDPVGTILIPLLLILSGSPFLVGYAKPVPVNFGRLRNPRIDSIWVALAGPGSNFIQALIWAIFLIALYGFGVNERFLLAVAQAGITWNLVLLVFNLFPLPPLDGGRILASLLPARQSIAFGKLEPYGFFIVLALVFTGLIGSFWMEPLTAFFKSVVYFVTLPLQMLF
- a CDS encoding cytochrome c, with amino-acid sequence MKLKHLIFAAIAPALVAGTGIAYAQFKKPEDAIKYRQSAFTVMANSFGKIGAVVKGEAPFNKDEVAKNAAVVAMISTLPWQAFGPGTEGGNALPVVWSDNAKFKAAGEKMQLAVASLNTAAQSGDQEAIKKAFGAAGATCKGCHDDFKKK
- a CDS encoding cytochrome b/b6 domain-containing protein — translated: MKKIIRVWDLPIRLFHWLLLAGIVLSFVTVKIGGNAMSWHALSGYCVLSLIIFRIIWGFVGSYHARFIHFVPSPKGLIHFLRGKAKAGLGHNPLGALSVLALLFSVGLQAITGLFANDDIAFEGPFAKYISSGTVELLTSIHRQNETVLMILIALHLCAIFYYQKFKGENLIKPMLVGDKEIDPSETEMNLSADLGHASKDGSLQRGFALLLLSLIALTLGYFISR
- a CDS encoding MFS transporter, whose product is MKTSQAFKTLLLYRIGATLSYQIMMVAVGWHIYEITNSVISLGLIGLAELIPYFVLALYAGHAVDRHSRKWIAAIACIFHIAVALFLVAIALDWLAPPVPLIYSAVAFLGLARALLRPSYQAIFGQIIPRDQMPRYTAYASSAFQICVVAGPGLGGLMIGLAGLEWTYALAALSGAIGLYGVSFIRIKHEKSEGMSHDFLNSFLEGFHYVRKHELIVSIMLLDMFAVLFGGAVSILPAFVKEVLNAGPETLGILRAAPAAGAVITGLYLARRPLLEDSGRHLLLSVGGFGIAIIAFGLSNNLWLCALFLFISGCFDSISVVIRGSIMQLTTPDQMRGRISAINGIFIGSSNELGALESGIAASLMGLVPSIIFGGGATLLVVLLTYKLAPQLRKLNLKDLT
- a CDS encoding 3-hydroxyacyl-CoA dehydrogenase family protein translates to MLFTPSETKVVIVGGGTMGADVAAVCARGGCAVQVLEPTTERRALLPDYFANTMIELGYEHRLHLLSTAGSLEEIDWSEIDLVIECVPERLDIKQELFAKLEQYAKPEAVLASNSTSFPISDISAGLKTAARMIGLHFFMPAHLVPCVEVVYGAKTSPMVGESLSRLMTACGMVPVTVKKDLPGFLANRLQHALSREAFAMVDAGIASLEDIDKAVRFGFGFRYIAAGPAMQRDHAGLDVHGAGGATIYPTLNNSPDIAKCLSDRIASGKLGMKTGEGFYSWTAETMKAERERYQEALREGLKIIQKDLPKIH
- a CDS encoding 2-hydroxyacid dehydrogenase, which translates into the protein MIPVNSVLQVGQFPEVMQAAIDRRITPVRFPDLNANLPSGSFESILIRSNTQLPAQLLEKLPAVKMVATCGVGYDNLPLDYLKANGIKASNTPGVLNDAVCELAIGMLFGLLRRIPQAHEFVKSSAWSKGLFTVTTTLAGKQVGIAGMGRIGQDLAKRLEPFKVHLAYTGPTRKELPYEYFPDLQSLARASDILFLACPATPETEKMINAEVLKALGPQGYLINIARGSVVDEAALLVALQQKWIAGAALDVFENEPNPNPEFLNIDNVLLTPHIGSATSETRQLMTNLAIDNLEAFYNKKPLLTEVKN
- a CDS encoding dihydrodipicolinate synthase family protein, producing the protein MTITLHPSTLPAVLSPVLTPFKDNGSPDAQKLLKQCQWLEANGVGQAIFGTNSEANSISAPQKMDTLTALIKGGLNPAHMMPGTGATSIDATVTMTRHAVQHKCAGVLMLPPFYYKDVTDDGLFAFYSEVIQKVGDAGLQIYIYNIPPVTKINLSLSLLERLAKAYPKTIVGMKDSSGDWAYTESVIKLLAPSGFRVYAGSEVFLMRTLRAGGVGCISATANVNPRAIAQLAAHWQESDADQHQTALDQVRSIFAQYQMIAGMKTAVAHYSKDSEWLRVRPPLMQLSADQQAKLLGELQKINFSMPGL
- a CDS encoding TAXI family TRAP transporter solute-binding subunit, whose translation is MKLIKTIAISITMFFGAAQAQNISIATGGTGGVYYPMGGGLASVLSKHVPGMSATAEVTGGSVDNLKLVGTGKPYVGFSMADAAKDAKDGEDKFKDKPVDLRNLLILYPNLMHVATVESTGIKTMKDLKGKRISTGSPGSATEVMAFRLLEAAGLDKDKDVKRERLSVAESVNAVKDRKIDAFFWVGGLPTAAVTDLANSPGMKIVMIDTTAEVPAMNKKYGNLYFPSVITKQTYSGMEKDNKVAAVANLLVVNASMSDAEAYKIVKAIFDNQLELVRSHAEYRNIKLENQKANASPIAYHPGALKYFKEKGVKVN
- a CDS encoding TRAP transporter fused permease subunit — its product is MNQNVIDNETQEKLDAFIKQEEGDSNDYKGLLAIFITLVAIGMSLFHLYAAYSIVPTHQLRVIHVALVLFLVFLSFPIAARFKNQLKFWDVLFAIGSVAIGYYILAGGDGLMDRNTAPNSIDVMVGIALILLILESVRRTNGMVLVTVTVLFLLYAFFGNYLPAPWTHKGYDLDRLVGYMYMSLEGIYGTAVDVSATLIILFTIFGAFLQFTGAGKFFIDFSFAAMGGKSSGVGRTIVLSSFLMGGPSGSGVATTVTVGSVAAPMLDKVGYEKNAAGGLLAAGGLGAIISPPVLGAAAFLIADFLKISYLDVLLMATIPTILFYLGLFVMVEIDVRKYGMKNIHFPSAESAWQLTKKYWFHFFSLISIVVFMMFGFSPVMSVFWATVVSALSSMLREDTAIIPWAWFKGKEPILSGLYNSSLSKALSSGSTGVLAIAATCAGAGLIVGTVTLTGLGLKFSSIVIQYAGGSLLLTAIFTALIVWIVGLAVPVTASYIICAVIAAPALINLGVPAFAAHMFIFYYAVLSEVSPPTALSPFAAAAICKGNPYRTTLQTWKYVAPAILVPFMFVLDKSGVSLLLMGSTSALEQADWTQIAWISFTAVVGIICLAGGLQGWFIEKTKVFERVIMVISGVALAYPSTEADLIGFVGFALVLITQLMTHYKLNPKST
- a CDS encoding mandelate racemase/muconate lactonizing enzyme family protein — its product is MPIIESVSVAAVAVPLDKVTSFSTRTVSERHYCLVKVRGKDGNEGIGFCYVGSAGGDIAKIAVEQLLAPKLIGQNSHRSEGLWMDMYNESILQGRAGAVMRGISILDTALWDLNARAAKLPLHQYLGSVVDDRVPAYASGGYYLDGKTPAMLGKEMESYVKKGFKAVKMKVGRLSPREEEARVKAARKAVGEDVLLTLDANNAWRDLPTALEYVRRFEAYNPHWIEEPFSPDAIDLHAALARQTKINVATGEMEAGRWRFRELIEAGGVAILQSDAAVCGGITEWRRISAYADLKGVIVCPHWMHDLHAPLVAATPNARFVEFFLDDQVLNFRRLINQQLTFKNGDLILHKTPGLGFEFDETAVKKYAGKAAWTKII